GCGATCGCATCGAGGATACGCTGGACTACAAGGCCGTGGCCAAGCGGCTGATCGCCTTCATCGAAGGCTCCAGCTTCGGTCTGATCGAAGCGCTGGCCGAGGCCTGTGCGAACATCGTGATTGAGGAGTTCGGCGCGCCGTGGCTGCGGCTGAAGCTGTCCAAGCCGTTACATTATCTGGGGATGGAGTCCGCATCGGTTGTTATCGAACGTGGAGCTGACAATGAGTGAGATTGTGGTTCGATTTATAGGCACGGGTGACTCCGAAAGTCTTAATTACTATAACACAAACATGCTTGTTTCCACGCGAGCAAAAAACCTGCTTGTTGATTGTGGTTGGACTGCCAAGCAGGCCTTGCGTGACCATGGGCTTACCATCAAGGATATTGATGCCATATTTATTACGCATGTCCATGGTGACCACGTGTTCGGCCTGGAGCGCTTTGGTTTTGAGAGTCGCTATGTGCATGGAGGGCATCGGATCAAGTTGTATGTTCCGGAGAGTGTGCTTTATCCGTTGTGGCATGAATGCCTGAAGGGGTGCATGGGGTATTCAAGCGATGGAAAAAATGATATGGATGATTTTTTCGATGTTATCCCTGTCAGCGAGCGGTTTTTTTGGGAAGGGCTGGACTTCGAAGTGTTCCCAACCACGCATACTGTGGGGAAGCCCTCATTCGGCATTCGGCTTCCATACCGTTTTACCTTCACGTCGGACACGAATGCGATTCCGGAACTGAGCCGGATTGTTCAGGATGATCCCTATGTATTTCACGATGTGTATCTTTCCGGTGACTCCCATCCGGCGCATGCCACGGCTCCGGAATTGAGGCGTCTGTATTCACCAGAGTTGCTCAGGCGCATTTATGCAATCCACTACGGCGATGACATCATTGATCAATTACATAAGCTGGAAGGCTTTGCCGGATGGGTTCGGCAGGGAGAGTTGTTCAAATGGTAAAAAAGGGCATATGCATTGATTTTCTACAGGATGCGGGATGCGGGCTTCTGTATCTTCCAGACGAATTGCCTGGATCGCGCATTGTCTTTGTGCATTTTCGGGATGTTGAGCCTCGCCGTGGTTGGCAGGGACTCGAGCAGGGGGAGATGGTTGAATTATGTTTAAGTCAGAAGAAGGGTGAGCAGTTTCATCGCCCCTTTGCAGCTACCGGTGGTTGCGAAGAAAACGGTAGGGAAGGGTTTGTTCGCGTCCTGGAAGAAAAGCAATCCGCATTATATTTTTGCAAGTTTGGTAAAGAGGCCGATTTTCCTAAAGACAATAAAGACAAGCAGTTGGTATTGACGGGGGAAGTCCCACGCGGTTGGCAACCGGATGAGCAATTCCTGAAAAGTAGCGGGGACGTAATTTTTGCTCGCTGTGTATGGGATGGGCCTGCCAATTTTGCATCTTGGAAAGTTGGCGGGGACCTAATCTTTCTAGGATGTAAGTTTCGCGATGCCTTTACCTTGAGAGAGGCTCGGATCGATGGGGCTGTTCATATGGAAGGTTGTGATTTCTCGGGAGCCGGAGGCGCGAGCTTTCGGGGGTTGCAGGCGCAGGCGCTTTATTTCGACTTTGGGGTTCGTGGCCCGAGGGACATGGTGTGGCTGAATGAGATGCACATTCAGGGGAATATTGTCGTGGGCGGCATGTTTCCTGGATCGATCCAAGTGATGCGCATCCAGGACAACCGAGTGAAATCAACCACGGCCGACAAGAATGAGTCCCTTGATCGCGCTTGTTTCAAAGGGATGTTTCTGGGGAAGGAATTTTACAGAAGCCAGAGCATTAACCGAACCGAAATACAGGGGCGGCTTGAAATTCATGGCCTTGGGCACGGTGAAAGAATTCACATCGAAAATGT
This region of Gammaproteobacteria bacterium genomic DNA includes:
- a CDS encoding ribonuclease Z, whose product is MSEIVVRFIGTGDSESLNYYNTNMLVSTRAKNLLVDCGWTAKQALRDHGLTIKDIDAIFITHVHGDHVFGLERFGFESRYVHGGHRIKLYVPESVLYPLWHECLKGCMGYSSDGKNDMDDFFDVIPVSERFFWEGLDFEVFPTTHTVGKPSFGIRLPYRFTFTSDTNAIPELSRIVQDDPYVFHDVYLSGDSHPAHATAPELRRLYSPELLRRIYAIHYGDDIIDQLHKLEGFAGWVRQGELFKW
- a CDS encoding dihydroneopterin aldolase, whose translation is MEVRTVIGIFDWEREIRQTVRLDMEIAWDISRAAASDRIEDTLDYKAVAKRLIAFIEGSSFGLIEALAEACANIVIEEFGAPWLRLKLSKPLHYLGMESASVVIERGADNE